Proteins encoded within one genomic window of Thermococcus celer Vu 13 = JCM 8558:
- a CDS encoding DUF1102 domain-containing protein — translation MKKILALGMLGLMIAAAFALGTSATFRDYRAQRSTHIAVVPDDSELIDLTPVQPYAYLNDGGQLVIDFSKDNPNWPGNDNGSDWAEYQGELDGYTGRGIGLSPQSRYNFDEVFNVSNHLWENETIVVRITSSDPGMVSFYSPDELMYNTNGGGVPYNSDTAVGDVCFYLEPGQALGVGMELAASNTLGGYDVDINIQAWPADDAPFTCGGD, via the coding sequence ATGAAGAAAATTCTGGCCCTGGGTATGCTGGGGCTGATGATAGCGGCGGCCTTCGCGTTGGGCACGAGCGCAACCTTCAGGGACTACAGAGCCCAGAGGAGCACTCACATCGCCGTCGTTCCCGACGACAGCGAGCTCATCGATCTGACGCCGGTTCAGCCCTACGCTTACCTGAACGATGGTGGGCAACTCGTTATTGACTTCTCAAAGGACAACCCCAACTGGCCCGGGAACGATAACGGAAGCGATTGGGCCGAGTACCAGGGGGAGCTCGACGGGTACACAGGCAGAGGAATCGGCCTGAGCCCGCAGAGCAGGTACAACTTCGACGAGGTTTTCAACGTCAGCAACCACCTCTGGGAAAACGAAACGATAGTCGTGAGGATAACCTCCTCGGATCCCGGAATGGTCTCGTTCTACAGCCCCGACGAACTGATGTACAACACCAACGGCGGCGGCGTTCCCTACAACTCGGACACCGCGGTTGGAGACGTGTGCTTCTACCTTGAGCCCGGACAGGCCCTCGGCGTTGGCATGGAACTTGCGGCATCAAACACCCTTGGAGGCTACGACGTGGATATAAACATCCAGGCATGGCCGGCGGACGATGCACCGTTCACTTGCGGAGGTGACTGA
- a CDS encoding DUF7344 domain-containing protein, producing MGATTAILGNDRRMLMIEYLQKMEGNAELRELVEYIAEREGDTDRKHRKSVYVSLVQTHIPKLEREGVVTFDRGVVKLLRIPDNVTVYMETVNRHDISWSTFYMGTSVIFIVAGWYLGNLHLLLASVVYLLISIVHHRKIKRLF from the coding sequence ATGGGCGCGACAACGGCTATACTCGGAAACGACAGGAGGATGCTGATGATAGAGTACCTCCAGAAGATGGAGGGCAACGCGGAACTTCGGGAACTCGTGGAGTACATAGCGGAGAGGGAGGGGGACACCGACCGGAAGCACAGGAAGAGCGTATACGTCAGTTTAGTCCAGACCCACATACCAAAGCTGGAGAGGGAGGGCGTCGTAACCTTCGACCGCGGCGTTGTTAAGCTCCTGAGGATCCCGGACAACGTTACCGTCTACATGGAGACCGTCAACAGGCACGACATAAGCTGGAGCACCTTCTACATGGGGACGTCGGTGATATTCATCGTGGCCGGCTGGTACCTCGGGAACCTGCACCTGCTGCTGGCCTCCGTGGTGTACCTCCTCATAAGCATCGTCCACCACAGGAAGATCAAGAGGCTGTTTTAG
- a CDS encoding NAD-dependent epimerase/dehydratase family protein: MKVLVTGGAGFIGSHLVDALMESGHDVRVLDDLSAGSLDNVKRWMNHEGFEFIRGDMRDVETVRKAVDGVEAVFHLAANPEVRIGSQSPELLYETNVLITHNLLSAMKDSGVKYLVFTSSSTVYGDAGVIPTPEDYAPLEPISVYGGAKLAAEALISGYAHTFDFRALIFRLANIIGERSNHGVIYDFINKLRRNPNELEILGDGTQRKSYLHVSDTVNGMLHLFGAFKKGKARVDFYNLGNDDWITVGEIAEIVSEEMGLRPAFRFTGGVDGGRGWKGDVKFMRLSIEKAKKAGWKPRLDSYEAVRRTVRELLGGIQ; this comes from the coding sequence ATGAAGGTTCTCGTTACGGGCGGTGCTGGTTTCATAGGCTCGCACCTCGTGGATGCCCTGATGGAATCCGGTCATGATGTCAGGGTTCTCGATGACCTGAGCGCGGGTAGCCTCGACAACGTAAAGCGCTGGATGAACCACGAGGGGTTCGAGTTCATAAGGGGGGACATGCGGGACGTCGAAACCGTCAGGAAGGCCGTCGATGGCGTCGAGGCCGTCTTCCACCTCGCCGCCAACCCCGAGGTCAGGATAGGCTCCCAGAGTCCAGAGCTCCTCTACGAGACGAACGTTCTGATAACCCACAACCTGCTAAGTGCAATGAAGGATTCCGGCGTTAAGTACCTCGTCTTCACGAGCTCCTCGACCGTTTACGGCGACGCCGGGGTGATACCCACTCCAGAGGATTACGCGCCGCTGGAGCCGATAAGCGTTTACGGCGGGGCGAAGCTTGCCGCCGAGGCCCTCATCAGCGGCTACGCCCACACCTTTGACTTCAGGGCTTTGATCTTCCGTCTGGCCAACATCATAGGCGAGCGCTCCAACCACGGGGTCATCTACGACTTCATCAACAAGCTCAGAAGGAACCCGAACGAGCTCGAGATACTCGGCGACGGAACGCAGAGGAAGAGCTACCTCCACGTGAGCGACACCGTTAACGGCATGCTCCACCTGTTCGGGGCGTTCAAGAAAGGAAAGGCGCGGGTCGACTTCTACAACCTCGGCAACGACGACTGGATAACCGTGGGGGAGATAGCGGAGATAGTGAGCGAGGAGATGGGGCTGAGGCCGGCCTTCAGGTTCACGGGCGGCGTTGATGGTGGTCGCGGCTGGAAGGGCGACGTCAAGTTCATGCGCCTGAGCATAGAGAAGGCGAAGAAAGCCGGCTGGAAGCCAAGGCTGGATAGCTACGAGGCGGTTAGGAGAACCGTCAGGGAGCTTCTGGGAGGTATTCAATGA
- a CDS encoding nucleotidyltransferase family protein yields MKVLIMAGGYATRLWPITKDNPKALLPVGNRTILDYILEKAGELGFETYISTNRFFEAHFRPYAERYGVGLIVEDTLHEEEKLGTIGAMKRAVDELGLDDYLVIAGDNLFSFSLREFLGAYDGTTLIAVYDVGDLELAKRYGVVVLEGDRVVSFQEKPAEPGSTLVSTGVYVFPRKVMGLIDEYLSNGNRDSPGYFIQWLLSRGVDIRAYRFDDYWYDIGSADSYLEALKTLLRESHIEEIQISPYSKIIPPVVIKRGAKVLGRSIIGPYAYIGEDCLIENSDVSDSIIFRGTTIRNATIWRSIIDERCEIRNLELRKSLVGGHAKIQRGE; encoded by the coding sequence ATGAAGGTTCTCATAATGGCCGGCGGCTACGCGACCAGGCTGTGGCCCATCACGAAGGACAACCCCAAGGCCCTGCTGCCGGTGGGGAACAGGACGATACTCGACTACATCCTGGAGAAGGCCGGCGAACTGGGATTCGAGACGTACATCTCCACGAACCGCTTCTTCGAGGCGCACTTCAGGCCCTACGCCGAGAGGTACGGGGTCGGGCTGATAGTGGAGGACACGCTCCACGAGGAGGAGAAGCTCGGCACAATCGGGGCCATGAAGAGGGCCGTTGATGAGCTGGGCCTCGACGACTACCTCGTGATAGCCGGCGACAACCTCTTCTCCTTCTCCCTCAGGGAGTTCCTGGGCGCGTACGACGGAACGACGCTCATAGCCGTTTACGACGTCGGCGATCTGGAGCTGGCGAAACGCTACGGTGTCGTTGTCCTTGAGGGTGATAGGGTAGTCTCCTTCCAGGAGAAGCCCGCCGAGCCCGGCTCGACTCTCGTGAGCACCGGCGTCTACGTCTTTCCGCGGAAGGTTATGGGGCTCATAGACGAGTACCTCTCCAACGGGAACCGCGACTCCCCGGGCTACTTCATCCAGTGGCTCCTGTCGAGAGGCGTTGACATCAGGGCTTACAGGTTCGACGACTACTGGTACGACATCGGCTCCGCCGACAGCTACCTGGAGGCTCTGAAGACATTACTCCGGGAGAGCCACATCGAGGAGATCCAGATAAGCCCCTACTCGAAGATAATTCCGCCGGTGGTCATAAAGCGGGGGGCGAAGGTACTCGGGCGTTCGATAATCGGGCCCTACGCCTACATCGGCGAGGACTGCCTCATAGAGAACTCCGACGTCAGCGATTCGATAATCTTCAGGGGAACGACGATAAGAAACGCCACCATCTGGCGCTCGATAATAGACGAGAGGTGCGAGATAAGGAACCTCGAGCTGAGGAAGAGCCTCGTCGGCGGGCACGCAAAGATACAGAGGGGAGAATGA